In Terriglobales bacterium, a single genomic region encodes these proteins:
- a CDS encoding VWA domain-containing protein gives SESTLEDALIALQQNDVIAYVVQVTDGPHDNCDVFHIFSEGKLRKLAEETGGRLIEARGMNKIADAFDQISEELHHQYSLGYYPDNTNWDGRFRKIQIEAQNHGDRVTARKGYYAIPPQQR, from the coding sequence CAGCGAATCGACGCTCGAAGACGCGCTGATCGCGCTGCAGCAAAACGATGTGATCGCCTATGTGGTGCAGGTAACGGATGGGCCGCATGATAACTGCGACGTATTTCACATCTTCAGTGAAGGCAAGCTAAGAAAGCTGGCTGAAGAAACCGGAGGCCGGCTTATTGAAGCGCGTGGCATGAACAAAATCGCCGACGCCTTCGATCAGATTTCTGAAGAGCTGCACCATCAGTACAGCCTCGGCTATTATCCCGACAACACAAACTGGGATGGACGCTTTCGCAAGATCCAAATTGAGGCTCAAAACCATGGTGACCGCGTGACCGCGCGCAAGGGTTACTACGCGATCCCGCCTCAGCAAAGATAA
- a CDS encoding IPT/TIG domain-containing protein: MQQPKRELGWPTLPSYFLVIDERYPNVVKVRSFSFRASADDSYCFERGDGNKRLDFQQHPPNAKGHSGKWKSRLQAPGMYDEHGKGEAKDLTNRNKNLQFTYTLALGVLLLSSSRAVATNEENHIQEIMAGVNGNSKIQFIVIQQEGSGNLWGPQTGETQSRAMLVFFDAAGRETGKFKFPHDVPLDANPQLIATQDFANLTGAPTPDFIMPPLLSPLSGKVCFTNNPLNSNAGSRTDCVSYGSFPAAQTGTDSGGCNGVVIAGPPTAALPIMKTVSLKRTSTSCGSVPNSDFAINTTPTPTNDAGKTLIIPVATQVAQGENLFNGETFQGNGRTCGTCHVASLNFALPPSNIQSRFSTVSTTFDLLFVGETKPSSFDPGFDFNLNTLVLDQAGVSSGTPCSGTLQGIITSGSGATAATAKVLAQVSPTTYLVYGGMNPALSGTVSDSNSCSGTVASITAGSLGSGSTVLGLEDPKRMRTSADTVNFPQGRGLILENIDGFLPTGPTPPVFRKSPHLLNLNRRFGPFGLSGSVGDLQSFATAAVKQHFPRTLTRNSGGSDPDFRLPTSDELAALEAFMRAQEFPAGTDPNKFNLNRFVITAAQQRGFNAFSGAAKCSLCHNGTVLADSVIFNTGVVNQTIDSAGMDNLPCEPSTPCGSRAFITRQLFNVANLGPFFHDGSAATLQDVVAFYNSAFFNTSPGGAFSGPINISAMGPTAADDIVAFLEGISFSPFAPTFGPVGTGVTITGTTFAGATAVSFNGVTATFTESPPGTITTTVPAGATTGPITVTTPGSGPLKTTTRFTVTPAITSFTPANGPVGTGVTITGTNFAGAAAVSLGGKVSTFTVSNSGTVTATVPFGATTGLITVTTLDGTATSAASFTVTPGGPPFALTATPSSQTVSAGASTSYTVAISRTAGFTDNLTFSVAGLPAAATASFGPNPAFGSSSTMTVTTTAAHAQTAPWPTLWLPPTNFSVRAAPLWAICLLVMVLLAARDRSRRHIPRWVFAAGTFVVLLSIGCGGGSAPPPPPPPPPPPQPGTPSGTYTITMTATSSNSSVQPVTMPVTLIVK, translated from the coding sequence ATGCAACAACCAAAACGGGAACTAGGGTGGCCCACCCTTCCTAGTTACTTTCTAGTTATCGACGAGCGCTATCCCAATGTGGTAAAAGTTCGCTCGTTTTCTTTCCGAGCAAGTGCAGATGACTCGTACTGCTTCGAGAGAGGTGACGGGAACAAGCGGCTCGACTTCCAGCAGCATCCCCCTAACGCTAAAGGTCACTCAGGCAAATGGAAATCCCGACTGCAAGCACCTGGCATGTATGACGAACATGGAAAAGGGGAGGCCAAGGACTTGACTAACCGGAACAAGAATCTGCAATTCACCTATACCCTGGCGCTCGGCGTTCTTTTGCTGTCTTCGAGTCGCGCTGTTGCGACCAACGAGGAGAACCATATTCAGGAGATCATGGCCGGCGTCAATGGCAACTCCAAAATCCAATTCATCGTCATCCAGCAGGAGGGGAGTGGCAACTTATGGGGCCCGCAGACTGGCGAGACTCAATCGAGGGCGATGCTTGTGTTCTTCGACGCCGCGGGAAGAGAAACCGGCAAGTTCAAATTCCCGCACGATGTGCCCCTCGATGCCAACCCGCAGTTGATTGCGACCCAGGACTTTGCGAACCTGACTGGAGCACCGACTCCCGATTTCATTATGCCGCCGCTCCTGAGCCCCCTTAGCGGGAAGGTGTGCTTCACGAACAATCCGCTGAATAGCAATGCGGGTTCACGAACCGACTGCGTTTCCTACGGGAGCTTTCCTGCTGCCCAGACCGGAACCGACTCCGGCGGCTGCAACGGCGTCGTTATTGCAGGTCCCCCGACAGCCGCCCTTCCCATCATGAAGACGGTGAGCCTGAAGCGCACCTCTACCTCTTGTGGCTCCGTCCCTAACTCCGATTTCGCGATCAATACGACACCCACACCGACGAACGATGCGGGAAAGACGCTCATCATCCCGGTAGCCACCCAAGTCGCCCAGGGCGAGAATCTGTTCAACGGGGAGACTTTCCAGGGCAATGGGCGGACCTGCGGAACCTGTCACGTAGCGAGCCTGAACTTCGCGTTGCCGCCGAGCAATATCCAGTCGCGATTCAGTACCGTCTCCACGACGTTCGATCTGTTGTTCGTCGGAGAGACAAAGCCGTCCAGCTTCGATCCCGGCTTCGACTTCAATCTCAACACGCTGGTTCTGGACCAGGCGGGGGTTTCGAGCGGCACGCCATGCAGCGGTACGTTACAGGGCATCATAACGAGCGGAAGCGGAGCGACGGCAGCGACAGCCAAGGTGCTGGCGCAGGTTTCGCCAACGACGTATCTTGTCTACGGCGGCATGAACCCGGCCTTGTCCGGCACCGTGAGCGACAGCAACTCGTGTTCGGGAACCGTCGCGAGCATAACGGCAGGAAGTCTCGGCTCCGGTTCGACTGTGCTCGGCCTGGAAGATCCGAAGCGGATGAGGACCAGCGCGGACACGGTGAACTTCCCCCAAGGACGGGGCCTCATCCTGGAAAACATCGACGGGTTTCTTCCCACCGGGCCCACCCCGCCCGTGTTCCGCAAGTCTCCCCACCTCCTGAACCTGAACCGAAGATTTGGCCCGTTTGGACTTAGCGGCAGCGTCGGCGACCTGCAATCGTTCGCGACGGCAGCCGTCAAGCAGCACTTCCCGCGGACGCTGACTCGGAACAGCGGTGGATCGGACCCGGATTTCCGGCTGCCGACCTCCGATGAGCTGGCTGCCCTGGAAGCGTTCATGCGGGCGCAGGAGTTCCCGGCAGGAACCGACCCAAATAAGTTCAATTTGAACCGGTTCGTGATCACCGCCGCTCAACAGCGAGGCTTTAATGCCTTTTCCGGCGCCGCCAAATGCTCGCTTTGCCACAACGGGACGGTTCTCGCCGACTCAGTGATATTCAACACGGGTGTGGTGAACCAGACCATCGACTCGGCTGGAATGGACAATCTCCCCTGCGAGCCCAGCACACCCTGCGGGTCGCGTGCGTTCATCACCCGGCAGCTTTTCAACGTCGCCAACCTGGGTCCGTTCTTCCACGACGGCTCCGCAGCCACGTTGCAAGATGTAGTCGCGTTCTATAATTCGGCTTTCTTCAACACCTCGCCAGGTGGGGCGTTTTCCGGCCCGATCAACATTTCCGCGATGGGGCCCACCGCGGCCGACGACATCGTAGCTTTCCTCGAAGGGATTAGCTTCAGCCCGTTTGCGCCGACCTTCGGTCCGGTTGGAACCGGTGTGACGATTACCGGCACGACCTTCGCCGGAGCCACGGCCGTTTCGTTTAACGGAGTGACGGCTACCTTCACGGAGAGCCCTCCCGGTACAATCACGACGACAGTTCCCGCCGGGGCTACCACTGGCCCCATCACCGTCACCACGCCTGGCAGCGGGCCTTTGAAGACCACGACCCGCTTTACGGTTACGCCGGCCATCACTTCCTTTACGCCGGCCAACGGTCCGGTTGGAACGGGTGTGACGATTACCGGCACAAACTTCGCCGGGGCCGCGGCAGTTTCGCTTGGTGGAAAGGTGTCTACATTCACAGTGAGCAACTCCGGGACGGTCACCGCGACAGTTCCCTTCGGTGCTACCACTGGTCTCATCACTGTCACCACGCTGGATGGGACCGCGACCAGCGCTGCCAGCTTTACGGTTACGCCGGGGGGCCCCCCTTTTGCCCTGACCGCCACGCCTTCTTCTCAAACCGTCTCCGCCGGAGCCAGCACAAGTTACACCGTAGCTATCTCGCGGACGGCAGGTTTCACCGACAATTTGACCTTCAGTGTGGCCGGATTGCCGGCGGCGGCTACGGCAAGTTTCGGTCCGAACCCGGCTTTTGGCAGCTCTTCCACGATGACCGTGACTACCACCGCCGCCCATGCCCAAACGGCGCCTTGGCCGACGCTTTGGCTTCCTCCGACCAACTTCAGCGTCCGCGCTGCGCCGCTGTGGGCCATCTGCCTGCTGGTAATGGTTCTGCTTGCTGCTCGGGACAGATCCAGGAGGCACATTCCACGGTGGGTCTTTGCGGCTGGCACGTTCGTTGTGCTGCTTTCCATCGGCTGCGGCGGAGGTTCTGCTCCGCCGCCACCACCGCCGCCACCACCACCACCACAGCCCGGAACGCCGTCCGGAACCTACACGATCACGATGACTGCTACCAGCTCCAATTCAAGCGTACAGCCGGTAACTATGCCCGTCACGTTGATCGTCAAGTAA
- a CDS encoding DUF4139 domain-containing protein: protein MNYRLVLLLGFFVSNVGTMVAQRVAHTRTEAISVATGNSVIATPGATVTDRLPVRHVALYKNGVGYFQHDGRVRGNQTVTIAFTTAQLNDVLKSLTAIDLNGGRIADVSYNSTAPLDQRLNALQIPIGQKTTTAEFLDALRGARVEIRNAGAVAIGRLLSVETVNSTSSDEDKESSKQITPHTELSVITDSGELRTFRLTPATSIHLLEHDVNQEVGRYLSLIASTRAADVRKMAISAEGSGDRELMVSYISEVPVWKSTYRIVLPGDAKQKPLLQGWAVVDNTVGEDWDNVELALIAGAPQSFIENISQPYYTRRPEIGLPTTALLTPQTHDATLYEQMGLASKADRLTSSNDRLENYAELNRPPAIHGSTQSLAVEATGGPIGTGSGFGGGIFKSDSTMISAMEQQISTAVTQDIGDLFEYRIKQPVTIHKNQSALVPILQARVDAEKVTLWSPGRPRPLRALWLTNSSGLTLDGGTFSIQEAQTFAGEGLMDAIRPNEKRLISYAADPAVQVKPEVKGEGQLTTLVRIHRGVMYQESQERQHHTYTVRNQDSAEREVIIEHPERNGWKLAEGAKPEETSASAYRFRLKVEPEKTSSLEFEEVHSLGTNYLLSNLTPDQITLFAHQGWMNQKLENALRPIMQQKDEIAGYAQQITATQGKINSIFEDQKRLRENLSALKGGTEVRSLAQRYTNELNREEDGLASLRKNLADLQDKHTAANQKLNEMMEQLEMEVKI, encoded by the coding sequence ATGAACTATCGCCTCGTCCTGCTGTTGGGATTCTTCGTTTCGAATGTCGGAACCATGGTCGCCCAGCGTGTCGCTCACACGCGAACCGAGGCGATATCGGTGGCAACAGGAAATTCGGTGATTGCGACTCCGGGTGCAACCGTGACCGATCGACTCCCGGTTCGACATGTGGCGCTCTACAAGAACGGCGTCGGCTACTTTCAGCACGATGGCCGCGTGCGCGGAAATCAGACCGTCACGATCGCGTTTACCACAGCACAGCTCAACGATGTTCTGAAGTCGCTCACCGCCATTGACCTCAACGGTGGACGCATCGCCGATGTGAGCTACAACTCAACCGCTCCGCTCGACCAGCGGCTGAATGCGTTGCAAATTCCCATTGGACAAAAAACAACGACTGCCGAATTCCTTGATGCTCTTCGCGGAGCCCGAGTCGAAATTCGCAACGCCGGAGCCGTGGCGATTGGTCGGTTGCTTAGCGTCGAAACTGTTAACTCAACGTCCAGTGATGAGGACAAAGAGAGCTCGAAGCAAATCACACCTCATACCGAGCTTTCGGTCATCACCGATTCCGGCGAGCTGCGCACCTTCCGCCTTACTCCGGCAACGAGCATTCATCTGCTGGAGCACGATGTAAATCAGGAAGTCGGTCGATATCTGTCGCTCATCGCATCCACTCGCGCAGCTGATGTACGCAAGATGGCGATCTCTGCGGAAGGAAGCGGGGATCGCGAGCTGATGGTCAGCTACATCAGCGAAGTCCCAGTTTGGAAAAGCACTTATCGCATCGTGCTGCCCGGCGACGCAAAGCAAAAGCCTCTACTGCAAGGCTGGGCCGTAGTGGATAACACGGTTGGGGAGGATTGGGACAACGTCGAACTCGCTTTGATTGCCGGAGCTCCGCAGAGCTTTATCGAGAATATCTCTCAGCCTTACTACACGCGCAGACCCGAAATCGGTCTACCAACTACTGCCTTGCTGACTCCCCAAACGCATGACGCGACGCTTTACGAGCAAATGGGACTTGCCAGCAAAGCTGACCGCCTCACAAGTAGCAATGATCGATTGGAGAATTACGCAGAATTAAACAGGCCACCAGCGATCCACGGGAGTACGCAGAGCCTAGCTGTAGAGGCGACCGGCGGACCGATCGGCACCGGATCAGGCTTCGGAGGCGGAATATTCAAATCGGATTCCACTATGATTTCCGCGATGGAGCAACAAATAAGCACCGCCGTTACTCAGGACATAGGCGACCTATTCGAGTACCGGATCAAGCAGCCGGTCACCATACACAAAAATCAATCCGCTTTGGTTCCGATTCTGCAGGCGAGAGTCGACGCTGAGAAGGTCACGCTTTGGAGTCCCGGAAGACCACGACCTCTGCGTGCGCTGTGGCTCACAAACTCCAGCGGACTCACCCTAGATGGTGGAACCTTCAGCATTCAAGAAGCGCAGACCTTCGCCGGAGAAGGGTTGATGGATGCGATCCGTCCAAACGAGAAGCGCCTCATCTCGTATGCTGCCGATCCTGCCGTGCAGGTGAAACCGGAGGTCAAGGGCGAGGGACAACTAACCACGCTCGTCCGTATCCATCGCGGCGTGATGTACCAGGAGTCGCAGGAGCGCCAGCATCACACGTACACGGTTCGCAATCAGGACAGCGCTGAGCGCGAAGTAATCATTGAGCATCCGGAGCGGAATGGATGGAAGCTTGCGGAAGGTGCCAAACCTGAAGAAACCTCCGCCTCCGCTTATCGGTTCCGCCTCAAGGTTGAGCCGGAAAAAACTTCTTCACTCGAATTCGAAGAGGTCCACTCCTTGGGCACGAATTACTTGCTCAGCAATTTGACCCCGGACCAGATCACTCTCTTCGCCCACCAGGGCTGGATGAACCAAAAGCTCGAGAACGCGCTTCGCCCGATCATGCAGCAAAAGGATGAGATCGCAGGCTACGCCCAGCAGATCACGGCCACACAGGGCAAGATCAACTCCATCTTCGAAGACCAGAAGCGTCTTCGCGAGAATCTCTCGGCCCTCAAAGGCGGCACCGAAGTGCGCTCGCTAGCCCAGCGTTATACGAACGAACTGAACCGCGAAGAAGATGGGCTCGCGTCTCTTCGGAAAAACCTTGCCGATTTGCAGGACAAGCACACTGCCGCGAATCAGAAATTGAATGAAATGATGGAACAGTTGGAGATGGAGGTGAAGATTTAG
- a CDS encoding radical SAM protein, whose translation MPKAIKYVEKAVTIAANGAWQVFDRLNSFKPNPSFTPKWSDKPLLKSYEKQKPPLGWPRTTDSLCPKCVPEIRQQIVDGKLPHEILLNEKAGEIKAQIIERDGKILMVKDCPKHGHFEDVMAIDTQFFRHLEEVFPGRDIRAHSDEKLHNHGTSTIKHGRGSVLTIDLTNRCNMMCDPCFMDANQVGFVHELTWDEIKTMLDNAISIKPRRQMSVQFSGGEPTLSPYFLDAVAYSRKVGYNSVQAASNGIEFAKSEEFCRQAAEAGLRYVYLQFDGIGNAANSHRKVGNLFDVKLKAIHNLHNAGVEIVPVTTIVNGINNEQVGRIIQFALDNPKTISFLSFQPVSFTGRDEEVTDERRMAQRYTLSHLAHDVKDQVGLGEPSRDWFPISFMSTFSDWADLVHGPNADWGQLSCGCHPNCGIGTAMMIDKETKEAVPVPAFLKMERFAKDVARINDAGRGRFLSVLGMALALTRNYDPFKSPTHFKMKDLLQKFDKSFGASKNADKKYGSVKGERTLEDIEKRRKDRWNFLFVAGMWFQDLFNYDFRRTEQCIIPYATQEGEISFCAYNTGVGWRNIIEKMHMTATLTKWYDEHGRHEIFAGGKNVGLEDSSHKLKLVQEHVNAAANTTLDELGIAKNSREEKIRARDAKLKQGAENARMMALYRKEILKEQAPEGGFIPVSNLIAPAPKKIAQEVAETEEPVLGD comes from the coding sequence ATGCCGAAAGCCATTAAGTATGTTGAGAAGGCAGTCACAATTGCCGCCAACGGAGCATGGCAAGTATTCGACAGACTCAACAGCTTTAAACCCAACCCGTCTTTCACGCCGAAGTGGTCGGATAAGCCCCTACTAAAGTCCTACGAAAAGCAGAAACCGCCGCTGGGATGGCCCCGCACAACTGACTCTCTTTGTCCGAAATGCGTTCCTGAAATCCGCCAGCAGATCGTTGACGGCAAATTGCCCCACGAGATTCTTCTGAACGAAAAGGCGGGTGAGATCAAAGCTCAGATCATCGAGCGCGACGGCAAGATCCTGATGGTGAAGGATTGCCCGAAACATGGCCACTTCGAAGACGTAATGGCCATCGACACCCAGTTCTTCCGCCACCTCGAAGAAGTCTTTCCCGGCCGCGATATCCGCGCGCACAGTGACGAAAAGCTGCACAATCACGGGACATCGACGATCAAGCACGGCCGCGGATCGGTGCTAACAATCGACCTCACCAACCGCTGCAACATGATGTGCGATCCCTGCTTCATGGATGCCAACCAGGTTGGATTTGTGCACGAGCTGACGTGGGACGAGATCAAGACGATGCTCGACAACGCGATCTCGATCAAGCCGCGTCGTCAGATGTCGGTTCAGTTCTCCGGTGGTGAGCCAACGCTTTCACCGTACTTCCTCGACGCTGTCGCGTACTCGCGCAAGGTTGGCTACAACTCGGTGCAGGCCGCCAGTAACGGAATTGAGTTTGCCAAGAGCGAAGAGTTCTGCCGCCAGGCCGCAGAAGCCGGCCTGCGTTACGTTTATCTCCAGTTCGACGGAATCGGAAACGCCGCCAATTCGCACCGCAAGGTCGGCAATCTCTTTGACGTAAAGCTTAAGGCGATTCACAACCTGCACAACGCCGGCGTAGAAATCGTTCCAGTCACCACGATTGTCAACGGCATCAACAACGAGCAGGTAGGCCGCATTATCCAGTTCGCGCTCGACAATCCCAAGACCATCAGCTTCCTCAGCTTCCAGCCGGTTTCGTTCACTGGCCGGGACGAGGAAGTCACCGACGAGCGCCGCATGGCGCAGCGTTACACGCTTTCCCACCTGGCACACGACGTGAAAGACCAGGTCGGGCTGGGTGAGCCGTCGCGCGACTGGTTCCCGATTTCGTTTATGAGCACATTCTCCGATTGGGCCGATTTGGTACACGGTCCGAACGCTGATTGGGGACAGCTATCTTGCGGATGCCATCCGAACTGCGGAATCGGCACGGCAATGATGATCGATAAAGAGACCAAAGAAGCGGTCCCCGTCCCCGCATTCCTGAAAATGGAACGGTTCGCGAAAGACGTTGCCAGGATCAACGACGCTGGCCGCGGCCGCTTCCTTTCCGTTCTGGGAATGGCGCTCGCGTTGACGCGCAACTACGATCCGTTCAAGTCCCCGACGCACTTCAAGATGAAGGACTTGCTCCAGAAGTTTGACAAGTCTTTCGGTGCCAGCAAGAACGCCGACAAGAAGTACGGCAGCGTGAAAGGCGAGCGCACGTTGGAAGATATCGAGAAGCGCCGCAAAGACCGCTGGAACTTCCTCTTCGTTGCCGGAATGTGGTTCCAGGATCTGTTCAACTACGACTTCCGCCGCACCGAGCAGTGCATCATCCCGTACGCCACGCAGGAAGGTGAAATCTCCTTCTGCGCCTATAACACCGGCGTGGGCTGGCGAAACATCATCGAGAAGATGCACATGACGGCGACCCTCACCAAGTGGTACGACGAGCACGGCCGTCACGAGATCTTCGCAGGCGGCAAGAATGTTGGCCTCGAAGACTCTTCGCACAAGCTCAAGCTCGTGCAAGAGCATGTGAATGCTGCCGCGAATACTACTCTCGACGAGCTAGGTATCGCCAAGAATTCGCGTGAAGAGAAGATTCGCGCCCGCGACGCCAAGCTAAAACAAGGCGCCGAGAACGCTCGCATGATGGCGCTCTATCGCAAAGAAATCCTGAAAGAGCAGGCGCCGGAAGGTGGATTCATTCCAGTATCAAACCTGATCGCGCCGGCTCCCAAGAAGATCGCTCAAGAGGTCGCCGAGACTGAAGAGCCCGTCCTGGGAGATTAA
- a CDS encoding M20/M25/M40 family metallo-hydrolase produces MSLLLPRKRSISFPFLLATIAFIAAQLIAQAPSSTPTTTRTDDEKRAYRTAMEQADQKIVDEVKAHSELMKNLEYLTTEIGPRLTGSPQMNRASDWTLQRFKDYGIDAHLETTEIPHAWTRGQDTAEITAPFTRPIEIRSAGWSKATDGAVTGNVIFLNLANSSDVEKQKSKLKGAIIMTRPPAELSPENEIPNNAYDAVIPPRRGVPNAGARARFRERQQMMQAAADAGAAVVLIDSGKRDSLFNMTAFSRYQPSRLPTAFLAHEDYSLIYRLLQRGPVSMKINLTGTFSPNPAKTSITVAEIKGSEHPEERVIVGGHLDSWDLGQGAIDNGTGAMATLEAARTLSALGWKPKRTITFILFTGEEEGGTGAELFVKNHEAEIPKIDAALILDLGTAKVFTIVLENQYETVPLMQEIYQPLQELFGLDALDTRYYGSSDHVEFLNKGVPAYFGLQKPDHYGQAHHSQADTFDKVIPDEINQGAGLLAAWAWNVSEMPQALPHHAPREEQGAE; encoded by the coding sequence ATGAGTCTATTGCTCCCGCGCAAGCGGTCAATTTCCTTCCCTTTCTTGCTAGCCACGATCGCCTTCATCGCAGCACAACTTATAGCCCAAGCTCCGTCCAGCACACCAACTACAACCCGCACCGACGATGAAAAGCGGGCGTACAGAACTGCAATGGAGCAGGCGGACCAGAAAATAGTCGACGAAGTGAAGGCGCACTCCGAGCTGATGAAGAACCTCGAGTACCTCACTACGGAAATTGGACCGCGCCTGACTGGATCGCCACAAATGAACCGCGCCAGCGATTGGACACTACAGCGCTTCAAGGACTACGGCATCGACGCCCATCTCGAAACCACTGAGATTCCCCATGCGTGGACGCGTGGGCAGGATACAGCTGAAATCACAGCTCCCTTCACACGACCGATCGAGATCCGCTCCGCCGGATGGAGTAAAGCCACAGATGGTGCGGTTACTGGAAACGTGATCTTTTTGAACTTGGCTAACTCCTCCGACGTAGAGAAGCAGAAGTCCAAGCTGAAGGGTGCAATCATCATGACGCGCCCGCCTGCAGAGCTTTCTCCAGAGAACGAAATCCCGAACAATGCCTACGACGCCGTGATTCCTCCGAGACGCGGCGTCCCCAATGCGGGAGCGCGTGCCCGTTTTCGCGAGCGTCAGCAGATGATGCAGGCCGCAGCCGACGCGGGTGCAGCGGTTGTGCTGATAGATAGCGGTAAGCGCGATTCGCTGTTCAATATGACCGCCTTCAGCCGGTATCAGCCTTCGCGGCTTCCGACTGCGTTCCTCGCGCACGAGGATTACAGCTTGATTTATCGCCTGCTGCAGCGTGGGCCAGTGTCGATGAAGATCAATTTGACCGGCACGTTCAGCCCGAATCCGGCGAAGACTTCAATTACCGTGGCAGAGATAAAGGGCAGTGAACATCCGGAAGAACGCGTAATCGTCGGCGGACACCTCGATTCCTGGGACCTCGGCCAAGGCGCGATCGACAACGGTACCGGCGCGATGGCCACGCTGGAAGCCGCCCGCACACTGAGTGCGCTTGGCTGGAAACCGAAGCGAACTATAACCTTCATTCTCTTCACAGGTGAGGAGGAGGGCGGAACTGGAGCTGAACTCTTCGTGAAGAACCATGAAGCCGAGATTCCCAAAATAGATGCAGCTCTGATTCTCGACCTCGGAACCGCCAAAGTGTTCACGATTGTCCTCGAAAATCAGTACGAAACTGTTCCGTTAATGCAGGAGATCTATCAGCCACTGCAGGAACTCTTCGGGCTGGATGCGTTAGATACCCGCTACTATGGCTCTTCCGATCACGTGGAGTTCCTCAACAAAGGCGTGCCGGCATACTTTGGTTTGCAAAAACCGGACCATTATGGGCAGGCACATCACAGCCAGGCAGATACGTTCGACAAAGTAATTCCCGACGAGATCAATCAGGGAGCAGGCCTGCTCGCGGCCTGGGCCTGGAACGTCTCTGAGATGCCGCAGGCCTTGCCGCATCACGCGCCGAGGGAAGAACAGGGAGCGGAGTAG